A stretch of Pseudomonas sp. LS.1a DNA encodes these proteins:
- the coxB gene encoding cytochrome c oxidase subunit II, giving the protein MMRHPHVWMGLLLWSVFGQANAAWTVNMHPGATEVSNAVFDLHMTIFWICVIIGIVVFGAMFWSMVIHRRSTGQQAAHFHEHTWVEILWTVVPFLILVAMAIPATRTLIDIYDASESDIDIQVTGYQWKWHYKYLGQDVEFFSNLATPTEQIHNKAPKDEHYLLEVDQPLVLPVGAKVRFLVTAADVIHSWWVPAFAVKRDAIPGFVNEAWTRIEKPGIYRGQCTELCGKDHGFMPVVVEVKSKADYDTWLGERKAEAAKLKELTSKEWTLEELVERGDKVYHSTCVACHQAEGQGLPPMFPALKGSKIATGPKEAHLGIVFHGKPGTAMAAFGKQLSEVDIAAVVTYERNAWGNNKGDMVTPKDVLALKQAEAQ; this is encoded by the coding sequence ATGATGCGACATCCACATGTCTGGATGGGCCTCCTGTTGTGGTCGGTTTTTGGTCAGGCCAACGCCGCCTGGACCGTGAACATGCACCCGGGGGCGACGGAAGTCTCCAACGCCGTCTTCGACCTGCACATGACCATCTTCTGGATCTGCGTGATCATCGGTATCGTGGTGTTCGGTGCGATGTTCTGGTCGATGGTCATCCACCGCCGCTCCACCGGCCAGCAGGCTGCGCATTTTCACGAGCACACCTGGGTGGAAATCCTCTGGACCGTGGTCCCCTTCCTGATCCTGGTGGCCATGGCCATCCCGGCCACCAGGACCCTGATCGACATCTACGATGCCAGCGAGTCGGACATCGATATCCAGGTTACCGGCTACCAGTGGAAGTGGCACTACAAATACCTGGGCCAGGACGTGGAGTTCTTCAGCAACCTGGCCACCCCCACCGAACAGATCCATAACAAGGCACCCAAGGACGAGCACTACCTGCTCGAAGTCGACCAGCCGCTGGTGCTGCCGGTGGGCGCCAAGGTGCGCTTCCTGGTGACCGCTGCCGACGTCATCCACTCCTGGTGGGTGCCGGCCTTTGCGGTCAAGCGTGATGCCATCCCCGGCTTCGTCAACGAAGCCTGGACCCGTATCGAGAAGCCCGGCATCTACCGCGGCCAGTGCACCGAGCTGTGCGGCAAGGACCACGGCTTCATGCCGGTGGTGGTCGAGGTCAAGTCCAAGGCCGACTACGACACCTGGCTGGGCGAGCGCAAGGCTGAAGCTGCCAAGCTCAAGGAGCTGACCAGCAAGGAATGGACCCTGGAAGAACTGGTGGAACGTGGTGACAAGGTCTACCACTCCACCTGCGTGGCCTGTCACCAGGCCGAAGGCCAGGGCCTGCCGCCAATGTTCCCGGCGCTCAAGGGCTCGAAGATCGCCACCGGGCCGAAGGAAGCCCACCTGGGCATCGTCTTCCACGGCAAGCCCGGCACCGCCATGGCCGCGTTCGGCAAGCAGCTCTCGGAAGTCGATATCGCCGCCGTGGTCACCTACGAGCGCAACGCCTGGGGCAACAACAAGGGTGACATGGTCACGCCGAAGGACGTGCTGGCGCTGAAGCAGGCAGAAGCGCAATGA